The following coding sequences are from one Schizosaccharomyces osmophilus chromosome 1, complete sequence window:
- the vma9 gene encoding V-type ATPase V0 subunit e translates to MSGYSVLLVGFLTALLCVVFYYFAPKGSNTNTWQMTLILTFSCCYILWAITYLAQLHPLESPTRVLE, encoded by the exons ATGAGCGGGTATTCTGTTCTTTTAGTTGGATTCCTCACTGCTTTGCTGTGTGTGGTTTTTTACTATTTTGCTCCAAAAGGAAGCAATACAAA tACATGGCAAATGACTTTAATCTtaactttttcttgctgCTACATATTATG GGCCATAACTTACTTGGCACAATTACATCCTCTCGAGTCGCCAACTCGCGTTCTAGAGTAG
- the sec11 gene encoding signal peptidase subunit Sec11 yields the protein MKTKMNFRQVLSQVLNLLLVLSSAFMGYKTLSLMTDCESPVVVVLSESMEPSFRRGDLLFLDNRKPALEKQLEGSDPSLWQKIWYGSSLGIGDIVVYSLPHRPIPIVHRVVKLYESENETKFITKGDNNRIDDVGLFPRTMTYLDREKHVIGVVRGYFPYLGMITIWLTDYPTLKYVLLGALGLLTLFQKEESS from the exons ATGAAGActaaaatgaattttcgGCAG GTGCTTTCCCAGGTTCTAAATCTGCTCCTTGTGCTTTCGAGCGCATTTATGGGATATAAAACGTTATCGTTAATGACCGACTGCGAAAGCCCTGTTGTTGTTGTATTGTCTGAATCGATGGAGCCGTCATTCCGTAGAGGCGATTTACTATTTCTGGATAATCGAAAACCGGCTTTGGAGAAACAATTGGAAGGTTCGGATCCTTCTCTATGGCAGAAAATTTGGTATGGCTCTTCGTTGGGAATTGGTGACATTGTCGTTTACTCTTTGCCGCACCGTCCGATCCCTATTGTTCATCGAGTTGTCAAGTTGTACGAATCAGA GAATGAAACGAAATTTATAACGAAGGGTGATAACAATCGAATCGACGACGTTGGGTTGTTTCCACGAACCATGACTTATTTGGATCGTGAAAAGCATGTAATTGGTGTTGTCAGAGGATATTTCCCTTACTTGGGAATGATTACGATTTGGTTGACGGACTATCCCACCTTAAAATATGTTTTGTTAGGGGCACTCGGCCTTTTAACGttattccaaaaagaagaatcctCTTAG
- the rps1202 gene encoding 40S ribosomal protein S12, translating into MSTEGDFVPQAEEVVENVEAVEQETAPSTQLSVEDALKEVLKRSLVHDGLARGVREASKALDRRQAHLCVLCESCDQEAYVKLVEALCAESQTPLVKVADPKVLGEWAGLCVLDRDGNARKVVGCSCVAVTDYGEDSVALQTLLSSFSA; encoded by the coding sequence ATGTCAACAGAAGGAGATTTTGTGCCCCAGGCTGAAGAAGTCGTCGAAAACGTTGAGGCTGTTGAGCAGGAAACTGCTCCTTCCACCCAATTGTCTGTCGAAGATGCTTTGAAGGAGGTTTTGAAGCGTTCCCTTGTTCACGACGGTCTTGCTCGTGGTGTTCGTGAAGCTTCCAAGGCCCTTGATCGTCGTCAAGCTCACCTTTGCGTTCTTTGCGAAAGCTGTGACCAAGAAGCTTATGTTAAGCTTGTTGAGGCTCTCTGTGCCGAATCCCAAACTCCTTTGGTGAAGGTTGCCGATCCTAAAGTTTTGGGTGAATGGGCTGGCCTTTGTGTCCTTGACCGTGATGGTAATGCTCGTAAAGTCGTTGGTTGCTCTTGCGTTGCCGTCACTGACTACGGTGAGGACTCTGTTGCTTTGCAAACTTTGCTTTCCAGCTTTTCTGCTTAA